GTCCGGCGCAGCGGCCTTGGCCCATGGGATCGACACCGCGGTCGGGATGTGGCCGCCGCGGAGTGCGCCTTCCTCCGGGTAGTCAGGCATGTGCGTGCGCTCGCCCGTGTACTCCTGCGGCGATCGCACGTCGATCAGCGGTGTCCTGCCGAGCTCGGCCAGCACATCGTCGGCGAACGCACGGATCGATGCGTCATCGCGCTCCACCACCGGGTAGTCGGTGGCCGGGTAGGCGGGCACGTCGAACGACGTCTCCCGCTGCTCGTCCATCCACGCATCACGTCCGCCGTCGAGGAGACGGACGTCTTCGTGGCCGAAGAGTGTGAACACCCAGAGGGCGTATGCGGCCCACCAGTTGTTCTTGTCGCCGTAGATCACGACGGTGTCGTCGCGGCTGATGCCCTTGTCGCTCATCAACTTCGCAAACGCTTCACCGTCGATGTAGTCGCGCGTCACCGGATCGTTGAGGTGCAGGTGCCAGTCGACCTTCTGCGCGGTCGGGATGTGGCCGATGTCGTACAACAGGACGTCTTCGTCCGACTCGACGATCTTCAGTCCGGGAGCTCCGAGGTGCGCCGACAGCCATTCAGTGCTGACGAGGCGTTCGGGGTGTGCGAACGAGGCGAAAGCCGGATTGGATTCGTATTCCACAGGCATGCGAGGGTCTCCCGAGTTCTGGTGCGCAGCAGTCGGAGCCGACTGTCGGTTCCCAGCATACGGTCGCACGAATGACGGTGTGGTGACGGTAGGCAACTCCTCGGTGTTAGCGTCTGCGCATGCAGGTGCAAACCACGTCTCGCCGACGATCCTCCCGACTCGCCTCTGCGGTCGCCGTCATCGTGGTCGGAGTCCTCGCTCTCGCCGGCTGCGGAGGCGGCACGGACGGCACGGCGAAACGCGCCGCACCGCAACCGCCCAAGCGCTGCACCGCTGTCGAATGTCCCGAGCTTCCCGTCTATTCGCAGAAGCGGCTCGACCCGAGCGGAGTGACCGCTGCCAACTCGAACGAGACCGTCCCCGCCTACATGACCGAGGTGCTCGACGACCTCGACGCCACCTGGCAGGAATGGTTCGCCGAACTCAACATCGAGGGCATCTCGCCTGGACGAGAACTCATCGCCCCGGGCTCGTCGTTCACCAGCCAATGTGCGGAACCCGGCGAACCCGCTCTGCCCAGCGACTTCCCGAACGCGTTCTTCTGCCCGGTCGAGGAGCTGCCCGACGGTGCCGGTGTGAAGCGGAAGGGGTCGATCATCCTGCCCGTCGAGACGTTCGCCGAGATCTGGCAGGGCAGGCTCCTCGGTTCGAAGGGCGTCATGCTCGGCGACTTCACTGCGGCGACGATCATCGCCCACGAGTACGGCCACAACGTGATGTGGCGTCTGATGGACGCGTACAAGATGAGCGAGTCGCAGCTCCCGACCGGGAACGACCCCGAACTGCTCGCCGACTGCTTCGCAGGCAATTGGGCGGCGACGGTCTTCGCCCGCAAGGACCTCTCGCTCAAGGAGATCGCTCAGGCTGCGGCATTGGTGATCAGTGTCGGCGATCCGGCTCCGAACCAGGGGCACGGCACGTCGTTCGAGCGAATTCGAGCTCTGACTCGCGGATTCATGGAGAACTTCTCCTCCCAGGGACAGCCGGTGACGTGCCTCAAGAACTACTGGCCCGGCGTCCTGGGCGGCTGATAACGCAGCACGTCTCTTCCGCGCAGAACGTTGGCGGCGATTTCCGGTCTCAGACCCGAGATCGCCGCCAAAGTTGCATCGTCAGCGCCAGAGGTCGGCGACGTTCACACCGACGCGGGTGAGCAGGCGGCGGGTGAGCGGGAGGCTGATGCCGATCACGCTCGACGGGTCGCCGTCGATGCCGTCGAGGAGCCAGCCGCCGAGGCCGTCCAATGTGAACGCCCCGGCGACCTTCAACGGCTCGCCGGTCGCGACATAGCGTTCGATCAGCTCATCGGAGATGTCCGAGAAGCGGACAGTCGTCGACTGATGGTCGGCGACGACCGCGTCGACCGCACCGTCGCGCAATCGGGTCACGCAGTGGCCGGTCATCAGATGCCCGACGTTGCCGCGCATGCGACGCCACTGCGCAACGGCGATGTCGGGGGAGTGCGGCTTGCCCGACAGTTCGCCGTCGAGCAACAGCATCGAATCGCAGGTCAGTACAACGCCGTCGACGGCAGCCGAGGCGAACGTGGGATCAGAGCTGCCGAGGATCGCCGCGACGACCGCCTCTGCTTTGGCCTGCGCGAGTGTGGTCACGACCGTCTCAGGGGCCGCGTCGCCGAGTTCGGCGATCATCGCCTCCTCGTCGACGTCCGACACGAGGACGGACGGATCCAGGCCGGCGTCGCGCAGCACACGAAGTCGTGCAGGCGACGCCGAACCGAGAACGGTCGCGATCATCAACCGCGGTTGGTGAACGAGGTCGGCATGCCCCACGCGGGACGGTGCATGTCGATCGGACGACCCCAGTCGTTGCGGACAGTCTGCCCGTTGTCCGAGTCGCCGCCGCCCGCTGCCGACAGGACGCTGACCAGAACGGCCACGTCCTCGTCGGAGGGGTTGCCGGAGACGACCGTCAGAAACGGCTTGGCATCGGCGGTGTCGGCGGGCTGCTGATCGGCGGTCACAGTGGGATGTTCCCATGCTTGCGCGGGGGCAGCTGGACGAGCTTGCGCTCGAGCAGACGGAGTGCGTTCGCGATCTGGCCGCGCGTATGGCTCGGCGGGATCACGGCGTCGACGTAACCGCGCTCGGCGGCGACGTACGGGTTCACGAGAGTGTCCTCGTACTCCTGCTGCAGTTCCAGGCGCAGCGCGTCGACGTCTTCGCCGTTGGCCTCGGCGTCCTTGAGCTTGCCGCGGTACACGAAGCCCACGGCGCCCGAGGCGCCCATGACGGCGATCTGCGCGGTCGGCCACGCGAGGTTGACGTCGGCGCCCATGTGCTTGGAGCCCATGACGTCGTATGCGCCGCCGTACGCCTTGCGGGTGATGACGGTGATCTTGCCGACCGTCGCCTCGCCGTACGCGTACAGGAGCTTGGCGCCGCGGCGGATGATGCCGTTGTACTCCTGATCGGTGCCGGGTAGGAAGCCCGGGACGTCCACCAGGGTGATGATCGGGACGTTGAACGCGTCGCAGGTGCGGACGAAGCGTGCGGCCTTCTCCGATGCGTCGATGTCCAGGCATCCCGCGAACTGGGTGGGCTGGTTGGCGACGATGCCGACGCTGCGTCCGTCGACTCGACCGAAGCCGACGATGACGTTCATCGCGCGCTCGGCCTGCACCTCGAGGAACTCGTCGTCGTCGAGGATCCGGCGGATCACTTCGTGCATGTCGTACGGCTGGTTCGGCGAATCCGGGATCAGCGTGTCGAGTTCGAGGTCTTCCTCGGTGAGGTTGTCCTCGATGCCGCCGGTGGTGGCGGGCGCGGGCAGACGCGGTGCGTCGGCGCGGTTGTTGCTCGGGAGGTACGACAGCAGCTCCTTGACGTACTCGAGCGCGTCTTCCTCGTCCTGCGCGACGTAGTGCGCGACACCCGACTTCGCCATGTGGGTGTGGGCGCCGCCCAGGTCCTCCATGGTGACGTCTTCGCCGGTGACGGTCTTGATGACGTCGGGGCCGGTCACGAACATCTGACTGGTCTGGTCGACCATCACGACGAAGTCGGTGAGCGCGGGGGAGTACACGTGGCCGCCGGCCGCCGCGCCCATGATGAGCGAGATCTGGGGGATCACGCCGGACGCCTTGACGTTGCGATGGAAGATCTCGCCGTAGAGGCCGAGCGAGACGACACCCTCCTGGATGCGTGCACCCGCGCCTTCGTTGATGCCGACCAGCGGACGGCCGGTCTTGAGGGCGAGGTCCATGACCTTGACGATCTTCTCGCCGTAGACCTCGCCGAGGCTGCCGCCGAAGACGGTGACGTCCTGGCTGAACACACAGACCTCACGGCCGTCGACCGTGCCGTAGCCGACAACAACGCCGTCGCCGACGGGACGCTTCTCCGCGAGTCCGAAGTTGGTGCTGCGGTGGCGTGCCAATGCGTCGAGTTCAACAAACGAACCCTCGTCGAGCAGATGGGTGATGCGCTCACGTGCGGTGAGCTTGCCCTTGGCGTGGATCTTCCGGGCGGCGGTCTCGCCGACGGGGAACTCGGCGTCGGCCAGACGATTCCGCAGGTCGGCGAGCTTGCCTGCCGTGGTGTGGATGTCGGGAGCTGCGCTGTCGTCGCGCGAAGCAGTGGTCATGAACATCGATGCTAACGAGAAAGGTGTGAGCCGCGTCAACCGCATCGAATGTGAGAATATCCTCACATTCGGATCTCGGGGTGCGGATAGGGTTGGTGATCGTGACCGACCTGCCTGATGTCAACGCCCTCCGCGAGCAGCTCGTGGGCACCCGCTGGACCTCGATCGAGGTGGTCCCCGAGACGGGGTCCACGAACGCCGACCTCATCGCTCGAGCCGCGGACCTGGGCGCAGATCTGGATGGGACCGTCCGGATCGCGGGGTTCCAGTCTCAGGGCCGAGGGCGTCATGCGCGCGTCTGGAAGACACCCCACGGCCAGCTGGCGGTGTCGGCCGCCATCGCGGTGACCGCGGGCGACACCGACCGGATCGGCTGGCTCTCGCTGCTCACCGGCCTCGCGGTGCGCGATGCCTTGAGTGAGGTGACCGGTGTCGACGTCGAGCTGAAATGGCCGAACGACGTCCTGTCACCGTCCGTCGACGGCCAGGCCGGCGGCAAGCTTTCGGGCATCCTCTGCGAGTTTCGGCCGAACGCCGACGGCGGCGGCGTCGCGGTCATCGGCACCGGGATCAACATCGACGTCGATCGAGAGGTGGCGGCCGGGGCGAACGCGGCGTCGGTCCGTGGCATCTCGACGCGTTCCGCGTCCGAGTTCGAGCCGACCGAAGTCGCCGCAGCGTACCTGCGCGCACTGTCCACACGGGTCTCCGCGTGGCCGTCGCACATCGACGACCTCGTCGTCGACTATCGTGCCGCCAGCGCCACCCTTGGAAAACGCGTGCGTCTCATCCTTCCGGGCGACGTGGAGGTGATCGGCGACGCCGTCGACATCGACGACGAGGGACGCGTGATCGTCCAGACCGAGTCCGAGCGGATCGTCGCGTCAGCGGGCGACGTCACTCACCTGCGCCCGGTGTGAGCCAGGCCCCGGGTCAGCGCTGATCCTTCCGTCGCGATGCGTTCGCCATCGTCGGGATCAGGGTGAGCACGGGGAGACCGATGATGAGGTGCATGACCGCTGTGCCGATTCCGGTTGAGATCTCTGCGGACATCGTCAGCGGGATGACGACGGCACAGGCGATCAGCAGTCCGACGATCCACCGGTAGAACTGGTCGGGCGCGGGGGTTCCGACCTGCAGTAGATACCAGAGGGCTCCGCCCAGCAGTGCGACGATGAAACCGACGAGGGCGAACCACAGCTCGTCCTGCGACAACGGGTTCCACACGCCGAACTGGCCGGAGTCGTTCACCTTCTGAGTGATCGTGCGGATGATCCAACCGACCAGCCACGCGGCGAGGCCCGTGACGACGCCGGTCATGAGGACACCGCCGCAGAACATGACGGGATCGACGTCGGGTCCTCGACGCTGTGCCGGACGTCGTCTTTGCTGCGGCTGCTCGGCGTACTGCGGCTGCGCGTACTGGGGTTCCGCGTATTGGGGTTCCGAGTAGTACTGCTCGGTGTACCTGGGCTGCGTGTAGTCGCCGTAATCGTTCGCCTGGCTGTAGGCGCGGGTCTGCGGATTCTGATCGCCGCGGTTCCGCGGGTCGCGTGGGTCGTAGTTCGTCATGATGCAAGCCTTCGCCGGTCGCGTACAGAGATCCTGGGTCACTCCCAGTCGCCCAAGTGTACTGACGCACCCGGCTGAGCGGCTCGACCCACTAAGCTCGGACAACATGGGATACCCACGCGAGAACCTCGCACCCGGTGAACATGTCGTGATCCACCGCCATCCGCACTGGAAGTGCCTGATCGTGCCGGTGCTGATCTTCTGGGTGGTCACCGCGATCGCCGGTGTCGCTCTCGGCTACACGCGGACGGCGGACTCCATGTCCGACGGTGTGAAGCTGTGGCTCACCGTGATCATCGTCGTCGTGTGGCTCGCGGCCACCGGATACTGGCTGGTCCGACCGCTGCTGTCGTGGCGGACGACGCACTTCGTCGTGACCGATCGTCGAGTGATCTACCGCAACGGAATCGTCACGCGTTCGGGCATCGACATCCCGATCCGTCGGATCAACACGGTCGAATTCCGGCACGGACTGATCGATCGGATGCTCAAGACCGGCACCTTGGTGATCGAATCCGCGTCCGACGACCCGCTGTCGTTCGCCGACATCCCCAACGTCGAGGCCGTTCACGCGCTCCTGTACCAGGAGCTCCTCGACGAGGAGGACGGCGAGATGGATGATTACGACCCCAGGGGTCGTCGCCGGTGACGGGCGCACGAGCGATCCTCCTGGCCGAGGACGACGCCGCGATCGCAGAACCGTTGGCTCGCGCGTTGACCCGCGAAGGTCATGAATGCGTCATCGCGCCCACCGGCACGGAGGCTCTGGAGAAGGCGCTGTCGGAGGAGTACGCCCTGCTCATCCTCGACCTGGGCCTGCCCGGCGTCGACGGTCTCGAAGTGTGCAGGCGGGTGCGTGTTGAACGTCCGCAGCTCGCGGTGCTGATGTTGACCGCGCGCACGGACGAGGTCGACTTCGTCGTCGGCCTCGACGCGGGCGCGGACGACTACGTCGGAAAACCGTTCCGCCTCGCCGAGCTTCTGGCACGCGTCCGAGCGCTCATGCGCCGCAGCGCGACTGAACCGGACGATGTTGTGATCGACTACGGGGACATCCAGTTGGACGCCAGGGCACGGCGCGTCGTCGTCCGTGGGGAGGATCTGACCCTGGCCAACCGCGAGTTCGATCTCCTGCAGTTCCTGATGGCGCGACCCGGTCAGGCGCTGTCTCGCGACGAGATCATGACCGAGGTGTGGGGATCGGTAGATCTGCGGTCGTCGAAGACCCTCGACATGCACATCTCCTGGATCCGTCGGAAGATCGGCGACGACCGACCGGGCCACGGCAAACACATCGTCACCGTCCGCGGCGTCGGCTTCCGATTCGACCCGTAAGCCGTCACCATGCGTCGCCGGATACTCAAGATGATGATCGCCACTCTGGCGGCGATGGGCCTCCTGCTGGGCGTGCCGATGACGGCACTCACCTGGCAGTGGATGTCGCAGGAGGCGCGCGACAACCTTTCGCAGAGCCTCAAACGCATGTCTGAGCACGTCATCGCGGAGGAGGCGGCGGGGCGGGGCGTGTCGCCGGAACAACTCGACCTCGATCAGTTCAGGCTCCTCATCCCGGCCGAGGGGCGTCTGACCCTCACCACATCGCGGATCGATCCGTCCGGTGCGGCCGTGTACAGCGAGCGCCAGCTCGGCGACCCGCAAGCCGGGAGCACCATCGCCGAGTCGGTGAGCCTCGGTCCGCGCGCACAGCTGACTCTCGAGATTCCGGACGAAGACGTGCGGCCGCAGCAGTTCCTTGCCATCGGAATCCTGTTGGTCGTGATCACCGGGGCAGTGTCCGGCGGCGCAATCGTCGCAGTGGTCACCGCACGGCGGATGACCGACCCGCTCACCGACGTCGCCGCGAGGGCCGAAGCGATGGCACGTGGTGACTTCTCGTCGGAATGGCCTCGCTACGGCATCGACGAACTCGATCGTGTCGCGGAGGCGCTCTCCGACGCGAACAAGGAGATCGCGTTGAGGCTCGAGCGGGAAGGCGAGATCGTCGGTGACGTGTCGCATCAGCTTCGGAGCCGGCTGACGGCCGTTCACCTGCGGTTGGACGAGTTGACGCTGCACGCCGACGAGGCCGTTGTCGTCGAGGCCGAAGCGGGACTGGAGCAGGTCGAACGGCTCTCTCGAGAACTGGACGAGCTCGTCGCGGCGTCGCGGGAGGATTCCGTAGGCAAGGGAGCGATCGATGCCGAGGTGGTGGTCGCTACCTTGATCGGCGACTTCCAGCCTGCGTTCCGCGCCCACAATCGTGTGTTGACGTCCGAGGCGGTCGATGCGATTCCGCTCATCGCGGGCAAACCCGGTCGCCTGCGCGAGGCGCTGAGTGTGCTCATCGACAACTCGCTGCAGCACGGGGCGGGGACCACGACGGTTCGGTTGTCGAATCTTCCGGCGGCCGAAATGGTGCGTGTGACGGTGGCCGACGAAGGGGAGGGCATCCCGGATGACATCGCGATCTCGGTGTTCCGGCGCGGTTTCTCCGGGGGCAGCCGCAGCGGTGTCGGATTGTCGCTGTCTAGAGCGCTCATCGAGGCAGACGGTGGTCGCCTCGACCTCACTCTGCGACGACCGGCAGTCTTCTCGATCGTGGTCCCGACTCTCGCCAGGACGTCACCGAACGATCCGGCCCTCAGGCGTGACCGAGTTCCTCATCGGTGAGTTCGTCGGCGTTCGGGTGGATGTCGGTGGACCCGCCGTCGCCGCCCATCGGCTCCTCTTCGGGGAACGCGAACCGACGCAGAGCCCAGAAGCGGAAACCCATGCCGATCAAGTTGCCGATGATGAAGGCGAGCACGAAGTCGAGGACGACCAGTTCAAGGCCGTTGATGTTCTCGCGCATGCCGAACACGTTGTTCGCGAGCCAGAGGGGCGCCGCGGTCAGGAGGACCGCGATGCCGCTGATTCCGAAGAACAGCATCGCCTCGTGGTGTTTCTCACGGCCGCCGCGGTTCTTGAACGCCCACTCGCGGTTCAGAACGTAACTGAGAATGGTCGCGACGACACCGGAGATGATCCTGGCGACAACGGGCTTCGGCTCGAGGACGGTGAAGATCAACGTGTAATAGATGATCGTGTCGACGACGAATGTGGTGCCGCCGACGATCGCGAATTTGATGAGCTCGTTGTGTTTCAGCACGAGCCGATGAAGGGGCCCCGGCAGCTTGGAGACCACTCCGTCGATTGTCAGCACAACGTTTGAGTGTACGGAATCTTCATGCGCACTCCACATTCCTGCGGTCGATGCGGCGTTTCGAGGCGGACATGGGACCATGGACGCCGTGAGTTCTGTACCGCGTCGAGGAGAATCAGGCATGCCGACCGTCACGATGATCGGCGGTGGTCAGCTGGCCCGCATGACCCACCAGGCAGCGATCGAACTGGGGCAGTGCCTGCGCGTTCTGGCCGCGTCTCCCAGTGATCCGGCGGCTCAGGTGAGTGCCGACGTTGTACTGGGGTCGCACGACGAACTCGACGACCTGCGCACCGCCGCAGAAGGCGCGGTCGCCCTGACGTTCGATCACGAGGGCGTCCCGCTCGAACATCTCCGCGCCCTGGAATCCGAAGGTGTCGCGGTCCGACCGCCGTCGAAGGCTCTGCAGTTTGCGCAGGACAAGCTCGACATGCGCAATCGTCTGACGGATCTAGGTCTGCCGGTTCCGGCGTTCGCCGATCTGTCGGGCGACGTCGCCGCAGCCCGCACCGCACTCGTAGAGTTCGGCGTTGCGAATCACTGGGCGATTGTCATCAAGGCGGTGCGCGGTGGCTACGACGGCCGCGGAGTCTGGCTGGTCGACGGTGAGGCGGAAGCCCTCGCGGTGTTCG
This genomic window from Gordonia sp. PDNC005 contains:
- a CDS encoding sulfurtransferase; its protein translation is MPVEYESNPAFASFAHPERLVSTEWLSAHLGAPGLKIVESDEDVLLYDIGHIPTAQKVDWHLHLNDPVTRDYIDGEAFAKLMSDKGISRDDTVVIYGDKNNWWAAYALWVFTLFGHEDVRLLDGGRDAWMDEQRETSFDVPAYPATDYPVVERDDASIRAFADDVLAELGRTPLIDVRSPQEYTGERTHMPDYPEEGALRGGHIPTAVSIPWAKAAAPDSRFRTRPELEEIYAGFDAATPTIAYCRIGERSSHTWFVLTHLLGFDNVRNYDGSWTEWGNRVRVPIVQGEEPGAAPAR
- a CDS encoding neutral zinc metallopeptidase, translating into MQVQTTSRRRSSRLASAVAVIVVGVLALAGCGGGTDGTAKRAAPQPPKRCTAVECPELPVYSQKRLDPSGVTAANSNETVPAYMTEVLDDLDATWQEWFAELNIEGISPGRELIAPGSSFTSQCAEPGEPALPSDFPNAFFCPVEELPDGAGVKRKGSIILPVETFAEIWQGRLLGSKGVMLGDFTAATIIAHEYGHNVMWRLMDAYKMSESQLPTGNDPELLADCFAGNWAATVFARKDLSLKEIAQAAALVISVGDPAPNQGHGTSFERIRALTRGFMENFSSQGQPVTCLKNYWPGVLGG
- a CDS encoding nucleoside triphosphate pyrophosphatase; translated protein: MIATVLGSASPARLRVLRDAGLDPSVLVSDVDEEAMIAELGDAAPETVVTTLAQAKAEAVVAAILGSSDPTFASAAVDGVVLTCDSMLLLDGELSGKPHSPDIAVAQWRRMRGNVGHLMTGHCVTRLRDGAVDAVVADHQSTTVRFSDISDELIERYVATGEPLKVAGAFTLDGLGGWLLDGIDGDPSSVIGISLPLTRRLLTRVGVNVADLWR
- a CDS encoding acyl-CoA carboxylase subunit epsilon, which encodes MTADQQPADTADAKPFLTVVSGNPSDEDVAVLVSVLSAAGGGDSDNGQTVRNDWGRPIDMHRPAWGMPTSFTNRG
- a CDS encoding acyl-CoA carboxylase subunit beta; translation: MTTASRDDSAAPDIHTTAGKLADLRNRLADAEFPVGETAARKIHAKGKLTARERITHLLDEGSFVELDALARHRSTNFGLAEKRPVGDGVVVGYGTVDGREVCVFSQDVTVFGGSLGEVYGEKIVKVMDLALKTGRPLVGINEGAGARIQEGVVSLGLYGEIFHRNVKASGVIPQISLIMGAAAGGHVYSPALTDFVVMVDQTSQMFVTGPDVIKTVTGEDVTMEDLGGAHTHMAKSGVAHYVAQDEEDALEYVKELLSYLPSNNRADAPRLPAPATTGGIEDNLTEEDLELDTLIPDSPNQPYDMHEVIRRILDDDEFLEVQAERAMNVIVGFGRVDGRSVGIVANQPTQFAGCLDIDASEKAARFVRTCDAFNVPIITLVDVPGFLPGTDQEYNGIIRRGAKLLYAYGEATVGKITVITRKAYGGAYDVMGSKHMGADVNLAWPTAQIAVMGASGAVGFVYRGKLKDAEANGEDVDALRLELQQEYEDTLVNPYVAAERGYVDAVIPPSHTRGQIANALRLLERKLVQLPPRKHGNIPL
- a CDS encoding biotin--[acetyl-CoA-carboxylase] ligase, whose translation is MIVTDLPDVNALREQLVGTRWTSIEVVPETGSTNADLIARAADLGADLDGTVRIAGFQSQGRGRHARVWKTPHGQLAVSAAIAVTAGDTDRIGWLSLLTGLAVRDALSEVTGVDVELKWPNDVLSPSVDGQAGGKLSGILCEFRPNADGGGVAVIGTGINIDVDREVAAGANAASVRGISTRSASEFEPTEVAAAYLRALSTRVSAWPSHIDDLVVDYRAASATLGKRVRLILPGDVEVIGDAVDIDDEGRVIVQTESERIVASAGDVTHLRPV
- a CDS encoding DUF6069 family protein; translated protein: MTNYDPRDPRNRGDQNPQTRAYSQANDYGDYTQPRYTEQYYSEPQYAEPQYAQPQYAEQPQQRRRPAQRRGPDVDPVMFCGGVLMTGVVTGLAAWLVGWIIRTITQKVNDSGQFGVWNPLSQDELWFALVGFIVALLGGALWYLLQVGTPAPDQFYRWIVGLLIACAVVIPLTMSAEISTGIGTAVMHLIIGLPVLTLIPTMANASRRKDQR
- a CDS encoding PH domain-containing protein produces the protein MGYPRENLAPGEHVVIHRHPHWKCLIVPVLIFWVVTAIAGVALGYTRTADSMSDGVKLWLTVIIVVVWLAATGYWLVRPLLSWRTTHFVVTDRRVIYRNGIVTRSGIDIPIRRINTVEFRHGLIDRMLKTGTLVIESASDDPLSFADIPNVEAVHALLYQELLDEEDGEMDDYDPRGRRR
- a CDS encoding response regulator transcription factor, producing MTGARAILLAEDDAAIAEPLARALTREGHECVIAPTGTEALEKALSEEYALLILDLGLPGVDGLEVCRRVRVERPQLAVLMLTARTDEVDFVVGLDAGADDYVGKPFRLAELLARVRALMRRSATEPDDVVIDYGDIQLDARARRVVVRGEDLTLANREFDLLQFLMARPGQALSRDEIMTEVWGSVDLRSSKTLDMHISWIRRKIGDDRPGHGKHIVTVRGVGFRFDP
- a CDS encoding HAMP domain-containing sensor histidine kinase produces the protein MRRRILKMMIATLAAMGLLLGVPMTALTWQWMSQEARDNLSQSLKRMSEHVIAEEAAGRGVSPEQLDLDQFRLLIPAEGRLTLTTSRIDPSGAAVYSERQLGDPQAGSTIAESVSLGPRAQLTLEIPDEDVRPQQFLAIGILLVVITGAVSGGAIVAVVTARRMTDPLTDVAARAEAMARGDFSSEWPRYGIDELDRVAEALSDANKEIALRLEREGEIVGDVSHQLRSRLTAVHLRLDELTLHADEAVVVEAEAGLEQVERLSRELDELVAASREDSVGKGAIDAEVVVATLIGDFQPAFRAHNRVLTSEAVDAIPLIAGKPGRLREALSVLIDNSLQHGAGTTTVRLSNLPAAEMVRVTVADEGEGIPDDIAISVFRRGFSGGSRSGVGLSLSRALIEADGGRLDLTLRRPAVFSIVVPTLARTSPNDPALRRDRVPHR
- a CDS encoding GtrA family protein; this translates as MLTIDGVVSKLPGPLHRLVLKHNELIKFAIVGGTTFVVDTIIYYTLIFTVLEPKPVVARIISGVVATILSYVLNREWAFKNRGGREKHHEAMLFFGISGIAVLLTAAPLWLANNVFGMRENINGLELVVLDFVLAFIIGNLIGMGFRFWALRRFAFPEEEPMGGDGGSTDIHPNADELTDEELGHA